The sequence CTGGCCCACAGGCTGCCGGGCGGCGAACCGATCTACGCGCGCCTGCTGCTGCTCGACGCCGACGGCCGCAAGGTCTTCGATTCACGCGAGCCGCGCCGCGATCCCGGCGACGCGTTCGCCGAAGGCTGGACGCGACCGGCGCCTGCCGACTCCGGGGGCGCACGCGCGGCCTACCTGCCTGACGCGGACCAGGTCGTGCTGGCCACCGAGTGCCGCGTGCTCGACCGCAACGAAGGCTGGCTCCTGGCCTTCGTGCCGTCGACCACCCTGCATGCGCAGGTCCAGGGTTCGCGGCGTTCGTCCGACGCGCGGCTGTGGCTGGCCTGGGATGACCGCATCCTCGGCGGCGGCGACGCGGCCGGCGAACTCCCTTCCCGCAGCGCACCGCCCCCTGGCTCCGCAACGCTGCTGTCCGACGGCATGGCGGACAACCGCCCGCGCCTGCTGAGCTGCGCGCGCGCCGCGCACTTCCCGCTCACGGTCACGCGCATGAGCAGCGTCGACGGCGCCCTGGCCAGCGACCCGCGCCTGTTCCTGTGGGGGCTGGCCGCGCTGGCGATCGTGCTCATGGGGCTTTCGGGCATGGTCTGGTGGGGCCAGTTGCGCTCGCAGGCGCTGGTGGCCAGGCTCGACACCGAGGCGCTGCACGCCCGCGACCTCGCCGTGCGCCAGAAGGAACTGGAACGCGAGATCGAACTCCGTCGGGCTGCCGAAACCGACCTGGTGAAGGCCCGCGACGCGGCCGAGGCCGCCAGCCGAGCCAAGAGCCAGTTCCTGGCGAACATGTCGCACGAGATCCGCACCCCGCTCAACGGCGTGCTCGGCATGACCGAACTGGTACTCGACACGCGGCTGGACGACGAGCAGCACGAACAGCTGTCGATCGCCCTGGATTCGGGCCGCTCGCTGTTGACGATCATCAACGACATCCTTGACATGTCCTCGATCGAGGCCGGCGAGATGCGCCTGAGTCCCGACGATTTCGACCCGCGTCTCGAACTGGAGAACATCCGGCGTTCGTTCCTGGCCGGCGCCCGCGCGCGCTCCCTCGAGCTGGAATGGGAACTGGACCCGGAACTGGCCCCGCTGCTGCGCGGCGACGCGGCGCGCCTGCGCCAGGTGCTGGTCAACCTGCTGGGCAATGCCCTGAAGTTCACCGAGCAGGGCTCTGTTGGCTTGTCGGTTCGCGTCGAGTACGCCACCGAGCGCCGGCAGCGCCTCGTGTTCCGCGTGCACGACACGGGCATCGGTATCGCCCCCGACAAGCGGGAGATCATCTTCGGGGCGTTCCAGCAGGCCGACGGCTCCCATACGCGCCGTTACGGCGGTACCGGGCTTGGCCTGCATATCAGCCGCCGCCTGGTGGCCATGATGGGCGGGGACCTGCAGCTCGAACAACGGGAAGGCCCGGGCTCGGTCTTCACGTTCACGCTGACGCTGCCGGTGGCGAGCCGCTCCAGCGAGCCCGCGCCGGACGCCGGCACGGCGCCACCCGCGCCGGCCCGCGAGCCGCTGCGCGTGCTCGTGGCCGAGGACAACCCGGTCAACCAGAAGCTGGTGGTGTCCCTGCTGGAGAAGTGGGGCCACAAGGTGACGCTGACCGCCGACGGCGAGGAGGCGCTCGCGGCGCTGCACGCCGGTACCTTCGACGCGGTGCTGCTCGACCTGCAGATGCCGAAACTGGACGGGATCGAAGTGGCCCGCACCTGGCGCGCCCACGAGGCCGCGACCGGCCGGCCGCGCCTGCCGCTCGTGGCGCTGACCGCGCGTGTACTGCCCGAGGACCGGGCCCTCTGCCTGGACGTCGGCATGGACGCCCACCTGCCCAAGCCGCTCAACAGCCGCGCGCTGCGCGATACGCTCGACTGCCTCGTGCCCGCCCACGGCGGCGTCAGCTGTCTAGCCCGGGTTAACGCTTGCGCGAAGACCAGTGGATGGCGCGGATGCGCCAGGCTTCGCCTTCCTTCGCCAGCACCAGCAGCTCGGTCCCCAGGGAATCGACCTCGCGCCCGCGCCACGAGCCGCGCACCGAGCTGACGGCCCACAGCCAGGCCGCATCACCCACCTGCCGCACACCCGTCACCGTGCGCTCGCCGCCAAGCGCTTGGGCGAATTCGATGTCGGCCGCCAGGTGGTGTGCGGCGTACTGCGCCCGCGTCTCCAGTTCGCCGCCCTCCAGCACCACGGCATCGGCGGCCAGCAAGGCCAGGGCGGCGGTCGAGTCGCCGGCGGCCAGGGCCGCGTGGAACGCGGCCGCCGTTGCGGCGATGGCGGTGGAGTCGGGTGCCGATGCCTCCATGGCCTTCGTGACGGCCGGCGCTGCCAGCAATGTGACCAGAATGACAGCTATTGCCACCGCTTTCATGGGGCACTCCCGATGTGCTTGAGGGTGCAACTTGCGCCGGCGCAACTCCAGGTCGGCCGTGGTGGCTGTCTCGATGTTCATCACGCCGCCTTGCGCGCGCCCGACACTTCGCGCCGCGACGCGCCTTCGCCTTTCGCGGGCGCCGCCGTGGTCAGGGCCAGGCCCGCCACGACCAGCGCCAGGCAGAAGCACCAGCCGCCGGGCAGCAGCCGCAGCTGCGGGCCACCGGTGGCGCTGGCGGCCGAGCGCAGGCCGAGCAGGAACACGATGCCCAGGCCGGTCACGATCCAGCCGCGCCACCGCAGCCAGGTCACGGCCTTGCGCACCGGCGTCGCCATGGCGCGCGGCGGCAGCCAGGCCGCCAGCAGGGCGGCCAGCAGCAGCGCCACCGGCAGCACGACGATGACCACCGAGACCAGGATCACGTTGAGCAGGGGCTGCTTGTTTGCCATGTGGTCCAGGAACTGCAGCATGGTCAGCGAGCGCGAGAACGGGATCGCCAGCAGGCGCACGGTGCCGTGGACGAACGGCAGGAAGGTCGTGGCGGCGTAGAGCAGCAGCGCGGCCACGGTCAGCGGCCGGGCCAGGCGGCGGGCGGTGGCGGTATCCATCAATCCGAAGACGCGACGCACGGCGGTTCCCCTTCACATGGAAGCGGGGGCGCCGGCGCGGCGCCCCCGTAACCAATATATACCTCGGGCGCCGCGACTAGTAGAAGGTGAACCCGGCGGTCACCTTGGCGTCCGGCGAATCGGCCGCACCCAGCTTCAGCTCGACGAAGAAGTCGTTCCCCGCCGACAGCTTCCGGCTCATGCCGCCCAGGAAGTTCACGCCCAGCTCGGTTTCCGAGCCGTCGCCGGGACCATCGTTGTCCCAGCTGTAGAAGTTCAGGCCCAGGCCGGCGCCGATGTAGAAGCCCCAGTCGGAGCTGCCGCGCTTGCTGAACTTGTAGACCAGCTCGGGATTCAGCGCGATCAGGGTGATGTCGTCCCCGAAGCCGATCTCGATGTTCGGGATGAACCAGCCGTCGTTGAACAGTTCGCCGCCGTTCATGTGGGCACCGACGTGGACCTGGTCGGGCTCGAACGTGGCGCCGCCGCGCAGCCCCCAGGCGGTCTCGGCCTGGGCGGCGCCGGCACCGGCGACCATCATCGCCAGCAGGCAGAACAGGATCCTCTTCATAGGGCATGACTCCTTGTCGCTGGGGTTGTCTTGGTGTCCGTCCACGATAGCAAAG is a genomic window of bacterium containing:
- a CDS encoding response regulator gives rise to the protein MIAWTGTHGGSRRRPWLAAAGVGLPAVALVVYLIYGFYVGRQAQHQALERDELAHTQALGVSLDHFLSGLQAEVAELADGREVSAWFENAALGLSLEYGLRINLLDLETEFDRRLAHRLPGGEPIYARLLLLDADGRKVFDSREPRRDPGDAFAEGWTRPAPADSGGARAAYLPDADQVVLATECRVLDRNEGWLLAFVPSTTLHAQVQGSRRSSDARLWLAWDDRILGGGDAAGELPSRSAPPPGSATLLSDGMADNRPRLLSCARAAHFPLTVTRMSSVDGALASDPRLFLWGLAALAIVLMGLSGMVWWGQLRSQALVARLDTEALHARDLAVRQKELEREIELRRAAETDLVKARDAAEAASRAKSQFLANMSHEIRTPLNGVLGMTELVLDTRLDDEQHEQLSIALDSGRSLLTIINDILDMSSIEAGEMRLSPDDFDPRLELENIRRSFLAGARARSLELEWELDPELAPLLRGDAARLRQVLVNLLGNALKFTEQGSVGLSVRVEYATERRQRLVFRVHDTGIGIAPDKREIIFGAFQQADGSHTRRYGGTGLGLHISRRLVAMMGGDLQLEQREGPGSVFTFTLTLPVASRSSEPAPDAGTAPPAPAREPLRVLVAEDNPVNQKLVVSLLEKWGHKVTLTADGEEALAALHAGTFDAVLLDLQMPKLDGIEVARTWRAHEAATGRPRLPLVALTARVLPEDRALCLDVGMDAHLPKPLNSRALRDTLDCLVPAHGGVSCLARVNACAKTSGWRGCARLRLPSPAPAARSPGNRPRARATSRAPS